A genomic region of Thermodesulfobium narugense DSM 14796 contains the following coding sequences:
- a CDS encoding peptidoglycan D,D-transpeptidase FtsI family protein: protein MIVLFFVAVFKQLYFVTIDRQKLISYAQEQRNERVKVSNPRGEIIDREGVVLAFSIPSYSLYIQPSLIKNDEIRNKLYEELSKIKGMPIENLKKIFDKNAPFTWVYRKMPFDIEKQVREVLSRFPDEGIGLIKEEKRVYPYKDLAEPLLGFVGIDNQGLEGIEKFYNSYLGSISKEENLEFDANGRIVNIDKLESLVQSSPVKLKLTINSKLQGLTERLLDECMKKYNAKRGTVVVVDVKTGSILTLAQSPRIDPDKFYDFPEEDYRIISRDFLYEPGSILKPIIFNILLDNNIISKNTTVNIGKYLQVANRRIFDAEDGMGLSGPSTIKDILRYSSNIGAGSLALKAPNKEYFELLNKYFCDDEKYLFSENFLKGYIHLPDYKGPVEQATTAFGQGISLSFLNVVAYYSAIANGGEIVPLKIIDDDVSRPQRLFDKGNADFIRKCLVSVVQDGTGVNAKINGVEVAGKTGTAQKPSKLGGYIPGEYVASFIGFFPANDPKYVIGVLIDNPVGIHWGGSVAAPLFREIAIATMSMSMNR, encoded by the coding sequence ATGATAGTTTTATTTTTTGTTGCTGTGTTTAAACAACTTTATTTTGTAACAATTGATAGACAAAAATTGATTTCCTATGCTCAAGAACAAAGAAATGAGAGAGTGAAGGTATCAAATCCTAGAGGCGAAATTATTGACAGAGAAGGAGTGGTTTTGGCTTTTTCAATTCCTTCTTACTCATTGTACATACAACCGTCACTTATAAAAAATGATGAAATTAGAAATAAATTGTATGAGGAGCTTTCAAAGATTAAAGGTATGCCAATTGAAAACCTTAAAAAAATTTTCGACAAAAATGCGCCCTTTACTTGGGTTTATAGAAAAATGCCATTTGATATTGAAAAACAAGTTAGAGAGGTTCTAAGCAGGTTCCCCGATGAAGGAATAGGACTTATAAAGGAAGAAAAGAGAGTTTATCCTTATAAAGATCTCGCTGAGCCTCTTTTAGGTTTTGTTGGAATCGATAATCAAGGACTGGAAGGTATAGAAAAATTTTATAATTCGTATTTAGGGAGTATTTCGAAAGAAGAGAATTTAGAGTTTGATGCTAATGGAAGGATAGTGAATATAGATAAATTGGAAAGTCTGGTGCAATCGTCGCCAGTAAAATTGAAACTGACGATAAATTCTAAATTACAAGGCCTTACTGAAAGGCTTTTAGATGAGTGTATGAAGAAATATAATGCAAAAAGAGGAACTGTAGTTGTAGTTGATGTTAAAACTGGATCAATTTTAACTTTGGCTCAAAGTCCAAGGATAGATCCTGATAAATTTTATGATTTTCCAGAAGAAGATTATAGAATTATTTCAAGGGATTTCCTATATGAACCCGGTTCAATATTAAAACCTATAATATTTAATATACTATTAGATAACAATATAATATCCAAGAACACAACGGTAAATATAGGAAAGTATTTGCAAGTTGCCAATAGGAGAATTTTTGATGCTGAAGATGGAATGGGCTTATCAGGTCCATCTACTATTAAGGACATTTTAAGATATTCTAGTAATATTGGTGCTGGCTCTTTAGCTTTGAAAGCTCCAAATAAAGAGTACTTTGAATTACTAAATAAATATTTTTGCGATGATGAGAAATATCTTTTTTCTGAAAACTTCCTTAAAGGATATATTCATCTGCCTGACTACAAAGGTCCAGTTGAACAAGCAACAACAGCATTTGGACAAGGCATCTCACTTTCCTTTTTGAACGTCGTTGCTTATTATTCTGCTATTGCAAATGGTGGAGAGATAGTGCCTTTAAAGATAATTGACGATGATGTTAGTAGACCTCAAAGATTGTTTGACAAAGGAAACGCAGATTTTATAAGAAAGTGTCTTGTGAGCGTTGTTCAAGATGGCACTGGAGTAAATGCTAAGATAAATGGAGTTGAAGTTGCAGGAAAAACTGGAACAGCTCAGAAGCCATCAAAACTTGGTGGCTATATTCCAGGAGAATATGTGGCTTCGTTTATAGGTTTTTTCCCTGCTAACGATCCTAAATATGTAATTGGTGTGTTGATCGATAATCCAGTAGGTATACACTGGGGTGGCTCAGTTGCAGCGCCACTGTTTAGGGAAATAGCCATTGCTACTATGTCAATGTCAATGAACAGATGA
- a CDS encoding UDP-N-acetylmuramoyl-L-alanyl-D-glutamate--2,6-diaminopimelate ligase, producing MTVKELFDKSNIRIEDIKEHYPGEFFNSQVAGISYNSKEIKKGYLFFAIKGNRIDGHEFIQEAFKNKAIGAVVEKDVDYVNTIKVRSTLQALRETSLVFYDYPFKKLFLGSVTGTNGKSTITWILSHAVNKLLGKSFALGTLGWMHAGKIIRKTSNTTPESKDICELLDQAIQLDMKYGFLEVSSHALKLGRLHGIQFDAALFTNLARDHMDFHPSVEDYFETKKSLFTSTYLKENAFVVINIDDLYGINLYNGIKDFRKASFSLENEKASFFGKFEPVDRGVCLLVEGQKVFAPIYGRFNASNLLGAYTFLRMMGIEKDKLGDAFVDLVAPYGRLECVQTKPFKIWIDYAHTPDGLEKVLKSLRDMVEKKIILVFGAGGNRDKGKRPIMGRIAAQFSDYTIITSDNPRYEDPMSIIDEIKSGFLSVKNSNFEILSDRREAIKRAIEIARDNDAIIIAGKGHEDYQEINGVKYPFSDKEVVKELIHR from the coding sequence TTGACTGTTAAAGAACTTTTTGATAAATCAAATATTAGGATAGAAGATATAAAGGAACACTATCCTGGAGAATTTTTTAACAGTCAAGTAGCTGGCATTAGTTATAACTCGAAAGAGATAAAAAAAGGATATTTGTTTTTTGCAATCAAAGGCAATAGAATTGATGGTCACGAGTTTATTCAAGAAGCTTTCAAAAATAAAGCTATAGGTGCTGTTGTTGAAAAAGATGTAGATTATGTCAATACTATTAAGGTCAGGTCTACTCTTCAGGCTTTAAGAGAAACATCTCTTGTATTTTACGATTATCCTTTTAAGAAGCTTTTTTTGGGTTCTGTTACGGGAACGAATGGTAAAAGTACTATTACGTGGATTTTATCTCATGCTGTAAATAAGTTATTGGGGAAATCTTTTGCTTTAGGTACGTTGGGTTGGATGCACGCTGGAAAAATTATTAGAAAAACAAGTAATACTACTCCTGAATCGAAGGACATATGTGAACTTTTAGATCAAGCAATTCAATTAGATATGAAATATGGATTTTTGGAGGTATCTTCTCATGCTTTAAAACTTGGTAGGTTACACGGCATACAATTTGATGCTGCGCTTTTTACCAATCTCGCTAGAGATCATATGGATTTTCACCCGTCTGTTGAAGATTATTTTGAGACTAAGAAGTCTTTGTTCACCTCTACTTATCTAAAAGAAAACGCATTTGTTGTAATTAATATAGACGATCTTTACGGCATAAATTTATATAACGGTATAAAAGATTTTAGAAAAGCATCTTTTTCATTGGAAAACGAAAAAGCAAGCTTTTTTGGGAAATTTGAACCTGTTGATAGAGGTGTATGTTTGTTAGTTGAAGGCCAAAAAGTCTTTGCTCCTATTTATGGAAGATTTAATGCCTCAAATTTATTAGGAGCATATACCTTTTTGAGGATGATGGGGATTGAAAAGGATAAATTAGGGGATGCTTTTGTTGATTTAGTAGCTCCTTACGGACGTCTGGAATGCGTACAAACAAAACCTTTTAAAATATGGATAGACTATGCACATACCCCTGATGGCCTTGAAAAGGTATTGAAATCTTTGAGGGATATGGTTGAAAAGAAAATAATTTTAGTTTTTGGAGCAGGTGGCAATAGAGATAAAGGTAAAAGACCTATTATGGGTAGAATAGCTGCACAGTTTTCAGATTATACAATAATTACCTCAGACAATCCTCGTTATGAGGACCCGATGTCAATTATTGATGAGATAAAATCTGGCTTTTTAAGTGTAAAAAATTCAAATTTTGAGATACTTTCAGATAGGCGAGAAGCGATAAAAAGAGCTATAGAGATTGCAAGAGACAATGATGCAATAATAATTGCAGGAAAAGGCCATGAAGATTATCAAGAGATAAATGGTGTAAAATATCCTTTTTCGGACAAAGAAGTTGTTAAAGAGTTAATTCATAGATAA
- a CDS encoding UDP-N-acetylmuramoyl-tripeptide--D-alanyl-D-alanine ligase: MSADKDIDKINNIRNFEVDDSILLSFVTSLTNCEIERVGPMEFERISIDSRDIKGKELFIAIKGKNFDGHNFIKNALEQGAFGIISELSLAEVANTLGNIVFGTDFSFIKVPNTILAMHDIARGFRQRIEKVIGITGSVGKTTTKEILKTLLKGYQTVSTFGNFNNEIGLPLSLFRAKKNDKFGIFEMAMRSKGEISQLCSIAMPDIGIITRIAESHIGLLGSMENIARAKGEILDFVDSAFLNFNCKYSRKIFGEMLKDKKGKPKEVIWFGKESDLYIKSHEIFIHGSRLELSGRFGNFVLRAPNIFLPQFEPLLASVAVARFLGLDWNEINDNLQGYHPLQGRFLIKKLGDQIVIDDSYNATCTSFLKGLETIKSLKFGNRRKIFVFGDILEAGDKSRDLHKKVIKKIEELDPFLVYFVGTEFVKSVGRNSKLRFKNLGIDEVKEDLAKILSKEDLVYIKGSNSTKTWKVLELWD; the protein is encoded by the coding sequence TTGAGCGCTGACAAAGATATAGATAAAATAAATAACATTCGCAATTTTGAAGTTGATGATTCTATTTTGCTAAGTTTTGTAACGTCTTTAACTAATTGTGAAATTGAAAGAGTTGGCCCTATGGAATTTGAAAGAATTTCAATAGATTCAAGAGATATTAAAGGAAAAGAACTTTTTATTGCAATTAAAGGGAAGAATTTTGATGGACACAACTTTATTAAGAATGCCTTAGAACAAGGTGCTTTTGGGATAATTTCTGAATTGAGCTTGGCAGAGGTTGCTAATACTTTAGGAAATATAGTTTTTGGAACTGATTTTTCATTTATAAAGGTTCCAAATACCATTCTTGCCATGCATGATATTGCAAGAGGGTTTAGACAAAGGATTGAAAAAGTTATAGGCATTACTGGAAGTGTTGGTAAGACAACTACCAAAGAGATTTTAAAAACTCTTCTTAAAGGGTATCAAACGGTATCAACTTTTGGAAATTTCAATAATGAAATAGGTTTGCCATTAAGTCTTTTTAGAGCAAAAAAAAATGATAAGTTTGGGATATTTGAAATGGCTATGCGCTCAAAAGGAGAAATTTCTCAGCTTTGTTCAATAGCAATGCCTGATATTGGCATAATTACAAGAATTGCAGAATCTCATATTGGGCTTCTTGGTTCGATGGAAAACATAGCAAGAGCAAAGGGTGAAATTTTAGACTTTGTGGACAGTGCCTTCTTAAATTTCAATTGTAAATATAGCAGAAAAATTTTTGGTGAGATGCTTAAGGATAAAAAGGGAAAACCTAAAGAGGTTATTTGGTTTGGGAAAGAATCAGATCTTTACATAAAATCACATGAAATTTTTATACACGGATCAAGACTTGAATTGTCTGGTAGATTTGGAAACTTTGTTTTGAGAGCTCCAAACATCTTTTTGCCACAATTTGAACCACTTTTGGCATCGGTAGCGGTTGCAAGATTTTTAGGTCTGGACTGGAATGAAATAAATGATAATTTACAAGGCTATCACCCTTTACAGGGTAGATTTTTAATTAAAAAACTAGGAGATCAAATTGTTATTGACGATTCCTACAATGCAACATGCACTTCTTTTCTAAAGGGATTAGAAACAATCAAAAGTTTAAAATTTGGTAACAGAAGAAAGATTTTTGTATTCGGAGATATACTTGAAGCTGGGGATAAGTCTAGAGATTTGCACAAGAAGGTTATAAAAAAGATTGAAGAATTAGATCCTTTTTTGGTGTACTTTGTTGGAACAGAATTTGTAAAATCAGTAGGTCGTAACTCTAAATTAAGGTTTAAAAATTTAGGTATTGATGAGGTGAAAGAAGATTTAGCTAAAATTTTATCAAAAGAAGATCTTGTTTACATTAAGGGTTCAAACTCTACAAAAACGTGGAAAGTACTTGAGTTGTGGGATTAA
- the mraY gene encoding phospho-N-acetylmuramoyl-pentapeptide-transferase, translating to MIELFFSFFIGILAFSIWERHFGKFFGQKIREEGPETHKIKTGTPTASGIFFIIVVALFLPFFDSRTFIIFLISLPFFIIGFIDDFLSIKKGKNEGLKPRQKMILIVIFSFVAVFFLAFILNSQIFTRLQISPTIQFYVPGIFLWPFLIFVISGSTNAVNLTDGLDGLAALCSLSILFGYLFFSYLDGDVPLTLMLFSFIGVLLSFLWFNVNPAKIFMGDAGSIGIGALLAILAIFTNRIVFFIISAMPFIIETLSVIIQVVYYKRTKQRIFKMSPLHHHFELSNVKETHISMRFFIVSLLFTLLAVSIQICC from the coding sequence ATGATCGAGCTCTTTTTTAGCTTTTTTATAGGGATTCTTGCTTTTTCAATATGGGAGAGACATTTTGGAAAATTTTTTGGTCAAAAGATAAGAGAGGAAGGGCCCGAAACTCATAAAATAAAAACGGGAACGCCAACTGCATCTGGGATATTTTTTATTATCGTTGTTGCCTTATTTTTACCCTTCTTTGATTCAAGGACCTTTATAATTTTTCTTATTTCCCTTCCATTTTTTATAATTGGCTTTATAGACGATTTTCTTTCAATAAAAAAGGGGAAGAACGAAGGCTTAAAGCCTCGACAAAAGATGATTTTAATTGTGATATTTTCCTTTGTAGCAGTGTTTTTTCTAGCTTTTATTCTTAATTCTCAGATTTTTACGAGGCTTCAAATATCTCCTACAATACAGTTTTATGTTCCAGGCATATTTTTGTGGCCGTTTCTAATTTTCGTAATAAGCGGTTCTACCAACGCTGTTAATTTAACTGATGGTCTTGATGGTCTAGCTGCACTGTGCTCTTTATCTATTCTTTTTGGATATTTGTTTTTTTCGTATTTAGATGGAGACGTACCATTAACCTTAATGCTTTTTTCTTTTATTGGGGTTTTGCTCTCTTTTTTGTGGTTTAATGTAAATCCGGCAAAAATATTTATGGGTGATGCTGGTTCAATTGGTATAGGTGCCCTTTTAGCAATACTTGCGATTTTTACCAATAGAATTGTCTTTTTCATTATTTCTGCAATGCCATTTATAATTGAAACTCTTTCTGTGATTATACAGGTAGTATATTATAAAAGAACAAAACAAAGGATATTCAAAATGAGCCCTCTTCACCATCATTTTGAATTATCTAATGTAAAGGAGACACACATATCTATGAGATTTTTTATTGTATCTTTACTGTTTACACTTCTTGCTGTGAGCATACAGATATGTTGTTAA
- the murD gene encoding UDP-N-acetylmuramoyl-L-alanine--D-glutamate ligase, which yields MLLNWEKIFKKLKVPTKIVIVGYGKSGFGIARLLKSELKSVEIVVTDKNQLKFPEIEEINYLLGEHNPKILDKASWIIKSPGVPLNLEFFEFARKKNIPVVGELDLVFGLLPDGVNTIGVTGTNGKTTVTEWIGYGFEVAKMPYYVAGNVGTPLSEIIYDIVTGSNLVLELSSYQIENSIFLKPKIAMITNLTLDHIDRYANLDEYFNAKVHLFKNQENGYSIYNKDDPYLEKNIKNLTLKTKILNVSKRKDFSIAGVIENKIFVKDNLDFVKIIDLSDLSLKGEHNIENALFVASSLYLSSVEPKHIEKALSTFSGVEHRQERFYTHKGITWINDSKSTNPESTIVALKTWGENNNLILILGGKDKNTPLDELVSLASKTCKAIILFGEAKKRFFDHFKSFPNLFVLNSLDDVIDKAFELAKPNDIVLFSPACASFDMFANFEERGKIFKKKVKEKSKCEEIT from the coding sequence ATGTTGTTAAATTGGGAGAAAATATTTAAAAAGCTTAAGGTTCCAACTAAGATTGTTATAGTTGGTTATGGTAAAAGCGGTTTTGGCATTGCTAGACTTTTAAAGAGTGAATTAAAAAGTGTTGAAATTGTGGTGACAGATAAAAATCAGTTAAAGTTTCCTGAGATTGAAGAGATAAATTATCTTTTAGGAGAACATAACCCAAAGATTTTAGACAAAGCTTCATGGATAATTAAAAGCCCTGGAGTTCCTTTGAATTTAGAATTTTTTGAATTTGCTAGAAAAAAGAACATTCCTGTAGTTGGAGAGTTGGATTTGGTATTTGGGCTTTTACCTGATGGGGTAAATACTATAGGGGTAACTGGAACCAATGGGAAAACTACAGTTACTGAGTGGATAGGATATGGTTTTGAGGTAGCAAAAATGCCCTATTATGTTGCGGGGAATGTGGGGACTCCTCTTTCTGAAATTATTTATGATATTGTAACTGGTTCTAATCTTGTTTTGGAGTTGAGTTCATATCAGATCGAAAATTCAATTTTTTTGAAACCAAAAATAGCAATGATTACAAATCTAACTCTAGATCATATAGATAGATATGCTAATTTAGATGAATACTTTAACGCAAAAGTTCATTTATTTAAAAATCAAGAAAATGGTTACTCTATCTATAATAAAGACGATCCTTATTTAGAGAAAAATATTAAAAATTTAACTTTGAAAACAAAAATTCTAAACGTTTCTAAGAGAAAGGATTTCTCTATAGCGGGGGTTATTGAAAATAAAATTTTTGTTAAAGATAATTTAGATTTTGTCAAAATTATTGATTTATCTGATCTTTCTCTAAAAGGAGAACACAATATCGAAAATGCTTTATTTGTAGCAAGCTCGCTTTATCTTTCCTCAGTAGAACCAAAACATATAGAAAAAGCTTTATCTACTTTTTCAGGAGTTGAGCACAGACAAGAAAGATTTTATACTCATAAAGGGATAACTTGGATAAATGATTCTAAATCAACGAATCCAGAATCTACTATTGTTGCACTAAAAACATGGGGTGAGAATAACAATCTTATTTTAATTTTAGGAGGTAAAGATAAGAATACGCCTTTGGATGAGCTTGTAAGTCTAGCAAGTAAAACTTGTAAAGCAATAATTCTTTTTGGAGAAGCAAAAAAAAGATTTTTTGATCACTTTAAGAGTTTTCCAAACCTTTTTGTTTTAAATTCGCTTGATGATGTGATTGATAAGGCTTTTGAATTAGCAAAGCCAAATGATATAGTTCTTTTTTCTCCGGCGTGTGCGAGTTTTGATATGTTTGCAAATTTTGAAGAAAGAGGAAAGATTTTTAAGAAAAAAGTTAAAGAGAAGAGCAAATGTGAGGAAATAACATGA